A DNA window from Helianthus annuus cultivar XRQ/B chromosome 15, HanXRQr2.0-SUNRISE, whole genome shotgun sequence contains the following coding sequences:
- the LOC110914476 gene encoding uncharacterized protein LOC110914476, giving the protein MRRYEEVKGPTPISYADLVANPSNKKLNFRTLASPDPHDDCDVVLPKDSIRVVQDKLANTLYGYFLGDRVAYPVVEYYVKNKWKRFGLVKPMMNANGFFFFFKFADHAGMMVVLKEGPWVIRSQPLFLCEWSPNTKLVKKEVKNEQLWVRIHDVPLAAYTEDGLSLIVTAIGVPKLLDSYTTSMCMDSWGRSSYARALIEVSADKELKKETTMAIPKLDGDGYVKETMYVEYEWNPHRCSHCCVFGHSNDQCPSLQKNVVKDDKSRKPPVQGRGSGKKPMVDEEGYMGVQAKCREGQCSKDAGGEQEDSEDEEVVEVYNETGEFIMEGTHKSATKGTRTPNPLVSNESHVDVAKLSKVCSAVFRHWDWTSNRNCCVKGTRIIIGWNPEVFDVMILSQSSQVVHLQLVFKDNKRILLCSVVYTDNYYVTRRELWAQLSLHKLMVADKPWVIMGDFNSALYLEDKSMGTSATSVGMRDFQASISDIEVMDVNRSGLHFTSTQKPKKGIVLLKKIDRVMANDPFVADFPNSPDFMNIVKEVWDTRVNGVYKFRVVKKLRHLKSPLRALLFRQGNLHTKVIELHGKLDDIQKDIDKDPMNTDLRARETKLTSSFQEACLDEERFLKQKAKMDWLRAGDANTAYFHAAVKSRNHWSRIQVISDANGVMYEADNVHSNFVQHYEKFLGCQDDISVQPTPDFFSKWVNPMDASYMVRPVMMEEVKSAMFSIGNDKASGPDGYTAAFFKAAWSIVGHDISKAVIDFFSTGRKISDNILLTQELMHNYHRNSGPPRCAFKVDIQKAYDTVDWSFLKKCSDWVWVSCQNGGVDYDDLFLFARGDVNSAKCIMSSPTIFTKMSGLVPSIQKGTGFFCNVPTHVKDHILDIMPFEEGSLPVRYLGVPLISSRLLYKDSSALVESYSLQVWNMVHSKGGMDNVGPYWDDIVD; this is encoded by the exons ATGAGGAGGTATGAGGAGGTGAAGGGACCGACGCCGATATCATATGCTGACTTAGTGGCGAATCCTAGCAACAAAAAATTGAATTTTAGAACACTTGCTAGTCCAGATCCACATGATGATTGTGATGTGGTTCTACCGAAGGATTCGATTCGGGTTGTTCAGGATAAACTAGCAAACACACTATATGGGTATTTTCTGGGGGATCGTGTTGCCTATCCAGTTGTTGAGTATTATGTGAAGAATAAATGGAAGAGGTTTGGGTTGGTAAAACCTATGATGAATGCCAatggtttcttcttcttcttcaagtttGCGGATCATGCTGGCATGATGGTTGTTCTTAAAGAAGGACCATGGGTTATTCGGTCACAACCTTTGTTCTTATGTGAGTGGTCCCCAAACACGAAATTGGTTAAAAAGGAGGTTAAGAACGAACAGCTATGGGTTAGGATACATGATGTTCCTCTTGCTGCTTACACTGAGGATGGTCTCAGTCTGATAGTGACAGCTATTGGTGTTCCAAAGCTTCTTGACTCATACACTACTTCGATGTGCATGGATTCCTGGGGTCGTAGTAGTTATGCTAGAGCATTGATTGAGGTTTCGGCGGATAAGGAGCTGAAAAAGGAAACCACTATGGCTATTCCAAAACTGGATGGTGATGGGTATGTAAAAGAGACTATGTATGTTGAGTATGAGTGGAATCCTCATCGCTGTTCACACTGTTGTGTCTTTGGTCACTCAAATGATCAATGCCCTAGCTTACAAAAGAATGTGGTAAAAGATGATAAGTCTCGTAAGCCTCCTGTGCAAGGACGGGGATCTGGTAAGAAGCCGATGGTAGATGAAGAGGGTTATATGGGTGTGCAAGCCAA ATGTAGAGAAGGGCAGTGTAGCAAAGATGCAGGTGGTGAGCAGGAGGATTCGGAGGATGAAGAGGTCGTTGAAGTTTACAATGAAACTGGTGAGTTTATTATGGAAGGCACTCATAAGTCAGCTACAAAAGGGACAAGAACTCCTAATCCGTTGGTGTCCAATG AATCTCATGTGGATGTTGCTAAACTTAGTAAAGTGTGTTCGGCGGTTTTTCGTCATTGGGATTGGACTTCGAATAGGAATTGTTGTGTTAAAGGAACTCGTATTATCATAGGGTGGAACCCGGAGGTGTTTGATGTCATGATTTTGTCTCAATCGTCCCAAGTTGTTCACCTTCAGCttgtttttaaagataacaaaagGATTCTATTATGTTCAGTTGTATATACGGATAACTACTATGTCACTCGAAGGGAGCTTTGGGCTCAATTATCGTTGCATAAACTCATGGTTGCTGATAAACCATGGGTAATCATGGGTGATTTTAATTCGGCCCTCTATCTGGAAGATAAATCTATGGGCACGTCGGCTACTTCAGTGGGTATGCGTGATTTTCAGGCTTCTATTTCAGACATTGAAGTTATGGATGTTAATCGCTCGGGCCTCCACTTTACGTCGACTCAAAAGCCTAAGAAGGGAATTGTTTTACTTAAGAAAATTGATCGTGTCATGGCTAATGACCCGTTTGTTGCTGATTTCCCGAATTCG CCGGATTTTATGAATATTGTCAAGGAGGTTTGGGATACTAGAGTTAATGGGGTATACAAATTTCGGGTTGTGAAGAAGCTTCGCCATCTAAAGTCTCCTCTCCGGGCTTTATTATTTAGGCAGGGTAATCTTCACACGAAAGTGATAGAGTTACATGGCAAGTTGGATGATATTCAAAAGGATATTGATAAGGATCCCATGAATACGGACCTCAGAGCTCGAGAAACTAAGTTAACGTCTTCGTTTCAGGAGGCATGCCTTGACGAGGAAAGGTTTTTAAAACAGAAAGCTAAAATGGATTGGTTAAGGGCGGGTGATGCAAATACCGCTTATTTTCATGCAGCCGTGAAGAGTAGGAATCATTGGAGCCGGATTCAGGTTATCTCGGATGCTAACGGTGTGATGTATGAGGCCGATAATGTTCATTCTAATTTTGTGCAGCATTACGAGAAGTTTTTGGGTTGTCAAGATGATATATCTGTGCAGCCGACTCCTGATTTTTTTTCTAAATGGGTGAACCCGATGGATGCTTCTTATATGGTTCGTCCAGTTATGATGGAAGAGGTTAAGTCCGCCATGTTTTCTATAGGAAATGACAAGGCTTCGGGTCCAGATGGGTATACTGCTGCTTTTTTCAAAGCTGCTTGGTCGATTGTAGGGCATGATATCTCAAAGGCAGTCATTGATTTTTTCTCTACAG GTAGAAAGATTTCAGATAATATTCTGTTGACTCAAGAACTCATGCACAACTATCATAGGAACTCAGGTCCTCCTCGTTGTGCGTTTAAGGTGGATATACAGAAGGCTTATGATACGGTTGACTGGAGTTTCCTGAAAAAATGTTCTGATTGGGTTTGGGTTTCATGCCAGAATGGTGGAGTGGATTATG ATGATCTTTTCTTATTTGCGAGAGGTGATGTTAATTCGGCTAAATGTATTATGTCTTCTCCTACAATTTTTACTAAAATGTCTGGATTGGTGCCTAGTATTCAGAAGGGCACAGGGTTCTTTTGCAATGTGCCTACTCACGTTAAGGACCATATTTTAGATATTATGCCGTTTGAGGAGGGATCGTTGCCAGTTCGCTACTTGGGTGTTCCGCTCATCTCTTCTAGACTTTTATATAAAGATAGCAGTGCCTTAGTGGAAAG CTATTCATTGCAAGTTTGGAATATGGTCCACTCGAAAGGTGGTATGGATAATGTTGGGCCTTATTGGGATGATATTGTCGACTAG